The following proteins come from a genomic window of Oricola thermophila:
- a CDS encoding histidine kinase, which produces MPSLIRFLFTIGVLAGIVYAGMWALVFYVDPTPREMQVRIPANRINPDF; this is translated from the coding sequence ATGCCAAGCCTGATCCGGTTCCTGTTCACGATCGGCGTGCTTGCCGGCATCGTCTATGCCGGCATGTGGGCGCTGGTCTTCTATGTCGATCCGACGCCGCGCGAGATGCAGGTGCGCATCCCCGCAAACCGGATCAATCCCGATTTCTAA
- a CDS encoding site-specific tyrosine recombinase XerD, translating to MIDAFLEMMSAERGAADNTLASYRLDLEDAERFVRTARSRRLREAVPADISAYLQSLDAAGYAASSQARKLSALRQYFRFLYSEGLRGDDPTGVIASPKKARTLPRVLGEEEVGRLLDRAAEEAADPERDDRARAVALRNRALLELLYATGMRVSELVSLPVSVAWRNEPFFMVKGKGGKERMVPVTETAREAVQAHLERRNRDPRADDCPWLFPAENYAGHLARQVFARDLKALGARCGIAAAKLSPHVLRHAFASHLLQNGADLRAVQQLLGHADISTTQIYTHVLEERLHRLVTEHHPLAGAS from the coding sequence ATGATCGACGCGTTCCTTGAAATGATGAGTGCCGAGCGCGGCGCCGCGGACAACACGCTGGCGTCCTACCGGCTCGACCTGGAGGATGCCGAGCGATTCGTGCGCACGGCCCGCTCCAGGCGGCTCCGCGAGGCGGTGCCCGCAGACATCTCGGCATATCTGCAAAGCCTCGATGCTGCAGGCTACGCGGCCTCGTCGCAGGCGCGAAAGCTGTCGGCGCTCCGGCAGTATTTCCGCTTTCTCTACTCGGAAGGGCTGCGCGGCGACGATCCGACCGGGGTGATCGCCTCGCCGAAGAAGGCGCGGACCCTGCCCAGGGTGCTGGGCGAGGAGGAGGTCGGCCGGTTGCTCGACCGCGCCGCAGAGGAGGCAGCCGACCCGGAACGGGACGACAGGGCGCGGGCGGTTGCCCTGCGCAACCGGGCGTTGCTCGAACTTCTCTACGCCACGGGCATGCGGGTCAGCGAGCTGGTGTCCCTGCCGGTCAGCGTCGCCTGGCGCAACGAGCCCTTCTTCATGGTAAAGGGCAAGGGCGGCAAGGAGCGCATGGTGCCGGTTACGGAAACGGCGCGGGAGGCGGTGCAGGCCCATCTGGAGAGGCGAAACCGCGATCCGCGTGCCGACGACTGTCCCTGGCTGTTTCCGGCGGAGAACTACGCCGGCCATCTCGCCCGCCAGGTCTTCGCACGCGACCTGAAGGCGCTTGGCGCGCGCTGCGGCATAGCGGCGGCGAAATTGTCGCCGCACGTGCTGCGCCATGCCTTCGCCAGCCATCTCCTTCAGAACGGGGCGGACCTGCGCGCCGTGCAGCAATTGCTGGGCCACGCTGACATTTCCACCACGCAGATTTACACCCACGTGCTGGAAGAACGGCTGCACCGGCTGGTCACGGAGCATCATCCGCTTGCCGGCGCGTCCTGA
- a CDS encoding acetyl-CoA carboxylase carboxyltransferase subunit alpha, whose protein sequence is MYSYLEFEKPIADLDGQIMELKKLSEAEGGGVDVAEEVARLEKRSAEALVEIYKKLSPWQKALVARHPDRPHCKQYVDALFDEFTQLAGDRKFAEDAAIVAGFARFGGQPVAVIGQEKGTDTKSRLKHNFGMARPEGYRKAVRIMEMANRFGLPVISLVDTAGAYPGIGAEERGQAEAIARSTEMCLNLEVPVVSVIIGEGGSGGAIAIATANRVYMLEHSIYSVISPEGGASILWRDAARAKDAATAMKITAQDLLSLKVIDGIVKEPIGGAHRDPEAVFEETRKTISAALSDLAKLDGPAVKQERREKFLAIGRNLG, encoded by the coding sequence ATGTACAGCTATCTCGAGTTTGAAAAGCCGATTGCCGACCTGGACGGCCAGATCATGGAGCTGAAGAAGCTCTCGGAGGCCGAGGGCGGCGGCGTCGATGTCGCCGAGGAAGTGGCGCGGCTGGAAAAGCGTTCCGCCGAGGCCCTGGTCGAGATCTACAAGAAGCTGTCTCCGTGGCAGAAGGCCCTGGTCGCGCGCCACCCCGACAGGCCGCACTGCAAGCAGTATGTCGACGCGCTGTTCGACGAGTTCACGCAGTTGGCCGGCGACCGGAAATTCGCCGAGGATGCCGCGATCGTCGCCGGCTTCGCCCGGTTCGGCGGCCAACCGGTTGCGGTGATCGGCCAGGAGAAGGGCACCGACACCAAGAGCCGCCTGAAGCACAATTTCGGCATGGCGCGGCCGGAGGGATACCGCAAGGCGGTCAGGATCATGGAAATGGCCAACCGCTTCGGCCTGCCGGTCATCTCGCTGGTCGACACGGCGGGCGCCTATCCGGGCATCGGCGCGGAGGAGCGCGGCCAGGCGGAGGCCATCGCCCGGTCGACCGAGATGTGCCTCAACCTGGAAGTGCCGGTCGTGTCCGTCATCATCGGCGAGGGCGGGTCGGGCGGCGCCATCGCCATCGCCACGGCGAACCGGGTCTACATGCTCGAGCACTCGATCTACTCGGTGATCTCGCCGGAAGGCGGCGCCTCGATCCTTTGGCGCGACGCGGCGCGCGCCAAGGATGCGGCCACCGCGATGAAGATCACGGCGCAGGACCTGCTGTCGCTGAAAGTGATCGACGGCATAGTGAAGGAGCCGATCGGCGGCGCGCATCGCGATCCCGAGGCGGTATTCGAGGAGACGCGCAAGACGATCTCGGCGGCGCTAAGCGATCTCGCAAAGCTCGACGGACCCGCGGTGAAGCAGGAAAGGCGCGAGAAATTCCTCGCCATCGGACGCAATCTCGGCTGA
- a CDS encoding L,D-transpeptidase family protein produces the protein MSFRRIVIAIALAGLSALAGCQASDVLSLKANAPLPKDALAFMKANGMTPASPIFMRIFKDENVLEVWKQKDTGKFALVKSYEICAYSGKLGPKFREGDRQAPEGFYFVSRRLLNPNSRYHLAFNTGYPNAYDRAHGRTGSDLMVHGACSSAGCYSMTDENIAEIYAFAREALTGGRQDAFQVQAFPFRMTPENMAKHRDSPHFEFWKMLKEGYDHFELTRVPPKVDVCERRYVFNRVAEQGEFRPAAACPPMRMPENLALAYRQLQSQHTLAFEQAVAKLEGRAAAESMQSLPAAPISELLGRTRAAAE, from the coding sequence ATGTCGTTTCGGCGGATCGTGATCGCAATCGCACTGGCGGGACTCTCGGCGCTGGCCGGGTGCCAGGCAAGCGACGTGCTGTCGCTGAAGGCCAATGCTCCCCTGCCCAAGGACGCGCTGGCCTTCATGAAGGCCAACGGCATGACCCCGGCGTCGCCGATCTTCATGCGCATCTTCAAGGACGAGAACGTTCTGGAGGTGTGGAAGCAGAAGGATACCGGCAAGTTCGCGCTGGTGAAAAGCTACGAGATCTGCGCCTATTCCGGGAAGCTCGGGCCGAAGTTCAGGGAAGGCGACCGGCAGGCCCCGGAGGGCTTCTACTTCGTCTCGCGCAGGCTGCTGAACCCGAACTCGAGATATCACCTCGCCTTCAACACGGGCTATCCCAACGCCTATGACCGGGCGCACGGCCGCACCGGCTCCGACCTGATGGTGCATGGCGCGTGTTCCTCCGCCGGTTGCTATTCCATGACCGACGAGAACATCGCCGAGATCTACGCCTTCGCCCGCGAGGCGCTCACGGGCGGCCGGCAGGATGCCTTCCAGGTACAGGCCTTCCCGTTCCGCATGACGCCGGAGAACATGGCGAAGCACCGCGACAGCCCCCATTTCGAATTCTGGAAGATGCTCAAGGAAGGCTACGACCATTTCGAACTGACGCGCGTGCCGCCGAAGGTCGATGTCTGCGAGCGGCGCTACGTGTTCAACCGTGTGGCCGAGCAGGGCGAATTCCGGCCGGCGGCGGCCTGCCCGCCGATGAGGATGCCGGAAAACCTGGCGCTCGCCTACCGGCAACTGCAATCGCAGCACACGCTGGCGTTCGAGCAGGCGGTCGCGAAGCTGGAAGGCAGGGCGGCGGCAGAGAGCATGCAGTCGCTGCCAGCGGCTCCGATCTCGGAACTGCTGGGCAGGACGCGCGCCGCGGCGGAATGA
- a CDS encoding sulfurtransferase TusA family protein yields MSETEPAETYDLRGLNCPMPVLKTQRRMLDMAPGERLRVRTSDPLAVIDIPNWCRESGHRLIESEKAEDGHLFLIERGA; encoded by the coding sequence ATGAGCGAAACCGAGCCGGCGGAAACCTACGACCTGCGTGGTCTCAACTGCCCGATGCCCGTGCTGAAGACGCAGAGACGGATGCTCGACATGGCGCCGGGCGAGCGTCTGCGGGTGCGCACCAGCGATCCGCTCGCCGTCATCGACATTCCCAACTGGTGCCGGGAAAGCGGCCACCGGCTGATCGAATCGGAGAAGGCCGAGGACGGCCACCTCTTCCTCATCGAGCGCGGCGCCTGA
- a CDS encoding CobW family GTP-binding protein: protein MKSVPVHIVTGFLGAGKTTLLNRLLASGAFANTAVIVNEFGDVGIDHLLVESTQAGDQMIELSDGCLCCTVRGDLVDTLARIAERAEEGATVDRVIIETTGLADPVPVLQAIIASAEIAARFRVASVVTVVCTQTGLASLADHEEARRQVALADRIVLTKTDVAAPSDELISVLRALNPLVAPVDAQAEGFSLTLDDSALTAADVPGEEPHHHHHHNHHDHHHHDHDHDHGHGHGHGHGHGHDVNRHDAAIEAFTLTHDRPIPFATVEMFCDLLRGSMADRLLRVKGIVQTAGTPDRPLVIHGVRSVFHPPVRLDGWNGRRPQTRLVVIAKNGSRANVEDLFEAFTGGIAPDRPDAQALTDNPLAIPGT from the coding sequence ATGAAGTCCGTTCCCGTTCACATCGTCACCGGCTTTCTCGGCGCGGGCAAGACGACGCTGCTCAACCGGCTGCTTGCTTCCGGCGCCTTCGCCAACACCGCGGTCATCGTCAACGAGTTCGGCGATGTCGGCATCGACCACCTGCTTGTCGAGTCGACGCAGGCCGGCGACCAGATGATCGAGCTGTCAGACGGCTGCCTGTGCTGCACGGTCCGCGGCGATCTCGTCGACACGCTGGCCCGGATCGCGGAACGCGCGGAAGAGGGCGCGACCGTGGACCGCGTCATCATCGAGACGACTGGACTTGCCGACCCGGTGCCGGTCCTGCAGGCGATCATTGCCTCGGCGGAGATCGCCGCCCGATTCCGAGTAGCCAGCGTTGTCACCGTGGTCTGCACGCAGACCGGGCTTGCCAGCCTCGCGGACCACGAGGAGGCACGGCGCCAGGTGGCGCTCGCCGACCGCATCGTGCTGACCAAGACGGATGTCGCCGCCCCCTCCGACGAACTGATTTCCGTGCTGCGCGCGCTCAACCCGCTCGTGGCACCCGTCGACGCGCAGGCAGAGGGCTTCTCGCTGACGCTCGACGACAGCGCGCTGACGGCGGCGGACGTGCCCGGGGAAGAGCCGCACCACCATCACCACCACAACCATCACGACCACCATCACCACGACCATGACCATGACCACGGACATGGGCACGGGCACGGGCACGGGCACGGGCACGACGTGAACCGCCACGATGCGGCGATCGAGGCCTTCACGCTCACCCATGACAGGCCGATCCCCTTCGCCACGGTCGAGATGTTCTGCGATCTGCTGCGCGGCTCCATGGCCGACCGGCTGCTGCGCGTGAAGGGGATCGTGCAAACGGCCGGGACGCCGGACCGCCCGCTGGTCATCCACGGCGTGCGCTCGGTGTTCCACCCGCCTGTCCGCCTCGACGGCTGGAACGGGCGGCGGCCGCAGACACGGCTTGTCGTGATCGCGAAGAACGGCAGCCGTGCCAATGTCGAGGACCTGTTCGAGGCGTTCACCGGGGGCATCGCGCCCGACCGGCCGGACGCGCAGGCGCTGACGGACAACCCGCTGGCCATACCGGGGACGTGA
- a CDS encoding D-alanyl-D-alanine carboxypeptidase family protein, translated as MRPAIRPAPLHLAVIALFMLVAHAAAAASSTMPSIVVDVESGRVLHAQREFDRWQPASLTKLMTAYVAFREIESGALTLKSPVRISSNAARKPPSHMAYPVGTIVNLDNALKMLLAKSANDIAVAIAESVSGSEAEFAKRMNAEAARLGMNDSHFVNPHGLHADGQVSSAHDLAVLARAIRREFPQYDRYFSIEALQAGERTYSSYNLLLGRFPGADGMKTGYICESGFNLVGSATRDGHTLIAVVLGEMSSKSRAERAADLLELGFSRLPMLDSLPLLASLAPPADRTTEVADLRATVCSQEANDARWADRSLDHFATDALTPMTRAPVPVAVFTGGAEGISKSAVLFAGQYFDSLPVPAVRPMRLSDEVAERREQAGLVEGMIPVPQSRPDGGA; from the coding sequence ATGCGCCCAGCAATCCGCCCAGCCCCGCTTCACCTTGCCGTGATCGCGCTCTTCATGCTTGTCGCACATGCGGCGGCCGCCGCATCGAGCACGATGCCCTCGATTGTCGTGGATGTCGAAAGCGGCCGCGTACTGCACGCGCAGCGGGAGTTCGACCGCTGGCAGCCGGCCTCGCTGACCAAGCTGATGACCGCCTACGTCGCCTTCCGGGAGATCGAGTCCGGGGCGCTGACGCTGAAATCGCCGGTGCGCATCTCGTCCAACGCGGCACGCAAGCCGCCGAGCCACATGGCCTATCCCGTCGGCACGATCGTCAATCTCGACAACGCGCTGAAGATGCTGCTGGCGAAATCGGCCAACGACATCGCCGTCGCGATCGCCGAATCGGTCTCCGGTTCCGAGGCGGAATTCGCGAAGCGCATGAATGCCGAGGCCGCGCGGCTGGGCATGAATGACAGCCATTTCGTGAACCCGCACGGCCTGCACGCGGACGGCCAGGTTTCATCCGCCCATGATCTTGCGGTGCTGGCGCGCGCGATTCGCCGCGAATTCCCGCAATACGACCGCTATTTCTCCATCGAGGCGCTGCAGGCGGGGGAAAGGACATACAGCAGCTACAACCTGCTGCTCGGCCGCTTCCCCGGCGCCGACGGCATGAAGACCGGCTATATCTGCGAGTCCGGCTTCAACCTGGTAGGGTCGGCGACGCGCGACGGCCATACGCTGATCGCCGTCGTGCTGGGCGAGATGAGCTCGAAGAGCCGTGCCGAGCGCGCCGCCGACCTGCTGGAACTGGGCTTTTCGCGCCTTCCCATGCTGGACAGCCTCCCGCTTCTCGCCTCGCTGGCGCCGCCGGCCGACCGCACCACCGAGGTCGCCGACCTGCGCGCCACCGTCTGTTCGCAGGAAGCCAACGACGCACGCTGGGCCGACCGTTCGCTTGACCATTTCGCCACCGACGCGCTCACCCCGATGACCCGCGCCCCGGTGCCGGTGGCGGTCTTCACGGGCGGCGCCGAGGGCATCTCGAAATCGGCCGTGCTGTTTGCCGGCCAGTATTTCGACAGCCTGCCGGTGCCGGCCGTCCGCCCGATGCGACTGTCCGACGAGGTCGCGGAACGGCGCGAGCAGGCCGGGCTGGTGGAGGGAATGATCCCGGTTCCGCAATCGCGCCCGGACGGGGGAGCCTGA
- a CDS encoding M20 aminoacylase family protein, with product MPILNRAHDMQAEVAAWRQHLHRHPELLFDVHQTAAFVEEKLKSFGCDEVVTGLGRTGVVGVIRGSRGPGETLGLRADMDALPISEMTGRDYASTVPGKMHACGHDGHTAMLLGAAQHLAETRNFAGTVVVVFQPAEEGGGGGREMVEDGLMDRFGIDRVYGMHNMPNLPVGQFSIRTGPFFAATDEFRVRITGRGGHAAWPNQTIDPIVVGAQLVQALQTIASRNVDPVSSIVVSVTQFHAGSAHNVIPEEAEIAGTVRTLSPENRELGERRLKALSENVAAAHGATAEVTWRRGYPVTVNHSAEADICARVAREVAGENAVETEARPMMGGEDFAYMLEARPGAMILIGNGDSAGLHHPAYDFNDEIIPLGISYWVALAEANGKAV from the coding sequence ATGCCGATACTCAACCGTGCCCATGACATGCAGGCGGAAGTCGCTGCCTGGCGGCAGCACCTGCACCGCCATCCCGAACTTCTGTTCGACGTACACCAGACCGCGGCCTTCGTGGAGGAGAAGCTGAAATCCTTCGGCTGCGACGAGGTGGTGACCGGGCTCGGGCGCACCGGCGTCGTCGGTGTCATCAGGGGCAGCCGCGGCCCCGGCGAGACTCTCGGCCTGCGCGCCGACATGGACGCGCTGCCGATCAGCGAGATGACCGGCAGGGACTACGCGTCCACCGTGCCCGGAAAGATGCATGCCTGCGGCCATGACGGGCATACCGCCATGCTGCTCGGCGCGGCGCAGCATCTTGCCGAGACGCGCAATTTCGCCGGCACGGTGGTCGTCGTCTTCCAGCCGGCGGAGGAGGGCGGCGGCGGTGGCCGCGAGATGGTCGAGGACGGGCTGATGGACCGTTTCGGCATCGACCGCGTCTACGGCATGCACAACATGCCGAACCTGCCGGTCGGGCAGTTCTCGATCCGCACCGGGCCGTTCTTCGCGGCAACCGACGAGTTCCGGGTGCGAATCACGGGGCGCGGCGGCCATGCCGCCTGGCCGAACCAGACAATCGACCCGATCGTCGTCGGCGCGCAGCTCGTCCAGGCGCTGCAGACCATCGCCTCGCGCAATGTCGACCCGGTGTCGTCCATCGTGGTCTCGGTGACGCAGTTCCACGCAGGCTCGGCGCACAACGTCATTCCCGAGGAGGCGGAGATCGCGGGCACGGTGCGCACGCTGTCGCCGGAGAACCGGGAGCTCGGCGAGCGCCGCCTCAAGGCGCTGTCGGAGAACGTCGCCGCAGCCCATGGCGCGACGGCGGAAGTCACCTGGCGGCGGGGCTATCCGGTGACGGTCAACCACTCAGCCGAGGCCGACATCTGCGCCCGGGTGGCGCGCGAGGTCGCCGGCGAGAACGCGGTCGAGACCGAGGCGCGGCCGATGATGGGCGGCGAGGATTTCGCCTACATGCTGGAGGCGCGGCCGGGTGCGATGATCCTGATCGGCAACGGCGATTCGGCGGGGCTGCATCACCCGGCCTACGATTTCAACGACGAGATCATCCCGCTCGGCATCAGCTACTGGGTGGCGCTGGCCGAGGCCAACGGCAAGGCCGTCTGA
- a CDS encoding GntR family transcriptional regulator gives MNIHTGCNMTAGTRINRRREDFDLNIEPKKSGQRDLTRTGSSAGQDIVSRLRADIVSNVFLPEAKLKFAELTKRYDVGIGTLREALSQLVSEGFVTLESGKGFKVARVSREELLEITDHFVDLEKRAIADAIEHGDDVWESQIVAAHHRLSLIENLPWPERMERHAEWLQRHREFHESLVSACQGYWLFRLRSMMFDQLDRYRFLSKMTPEGLGKQKSKEHRLIMQATLDRDAAKAMELIEHHIRDTTNAGMAHFGD, from the coding sequence TTGAATATCCACACCGGGTGTAATATGACGGCCGGCACACGAATCAACCGCCGCCGCGAGGATTTCGACCTGAATATCGAACCCAAAAAGTCAGGGCAGCGCGACCTCACGAGGACCGGGTCCTCTGCCGGACAGGATATCGTATCGCGCCTGAGGGCGGATATCGTCAGCAATGTGTTCCTGCCGGAAGCCAAGCTGAAGTTCGCGGAACTGACTAAACGCTATGATGTCGGCATCGGCACCTTGCGCGAAGCCCTGTCCCAGCTCGTCTCGGAGGGTTTCGTAACGCTGGAATCCGGAAAGGGATTCAAGGTCGCCAGGGTTTCACGCGAGGAACTGCTGGAGATCACCGATCATTTCGTGGACCTCGAAAAACGCGCCATTGCGGATGCGATCGAACATGGCGACGATGTCTGGGAGAGCCAGATCGTCGCCGCGCACCACCGCCTCAGCCTGATCGAGAACCTGCCCTGGCCGGAGAGAATGGAACGCCACGCCGAATGGCTGCAGCGGCATCGGGAATTCCACGAGTCGCTCGTATCGGCCTGCCAGGGATACTGGCTGTTCAGGCTTCGCTCGATGATGTTCGATCAGCTGGATCGCTACCGATTTCTTTCCAAAATGACCCCGGAAGGTCTCGGCAAGCAGAAATCGAAGGAGCACAGGCTCATCATGCAGGCAACGCTGGACCGGGATGCCGCCAAGGCCATGGAATTGATCGAACACCATATCCGCGACACCACGAACGCCGGAATGGCGCATTTCGGAGACTGA
- a CDS encoding fumarylacetoacetate hydrolase family protein, which translates to MRYVSFMDSGVSAWGALTEDGGIVKGNRICGTCPDLRSYIEVGFPDSHLFLDMKPDLAMEDAVLEPVIPNPSKIVMAALNYFEEGDDRSNPPAYPVLFLRLPSSQIGHRAPLVKPRVSEKLDFEGELAVIIGKPGRHIARGDAMAHVAGYSIYNDGSVRDWQKHSHQFTPGKNFQGTGAFGPCMVTADEISLSGGGLSLVTRVNGVEKQRTDTSRMIFDVPYLVSYISTFTVLNAGDVIVTGTCKGFGSTRTPQEFLSAGDVVDVEIEGIGVLSNPVEDEAG; encoded by the coding sequence ATGAGGTACGTGTCGTTTATGGATTCCGGAGTTTCTGCCTGGGGAGCTTTGACGGAAGATGGCGGCATCGTGAAGGGAAACCGTATCTGCGGGACGTGTCCGGACTTGCGGTCCTATATCGAGGTAGGCTTTCCGGACAGTCACCTGTTTCTGGACATGAAGCCGGATCTCGCCATGGAAGATGCCGTGCTGGAGCCGGTTATTCCCAATCCCTCGAAGATCGTCATGGCCGCGCTGAACTATTTCGAAGAGGGCGATGACAGATCAAACCCTCCTGCCTATCCGGTACTTTTCCTGCGTTTGCCGTCATCGCAAATCGGTCACAGGGCTCCGCTGGTCAAACCCCGCGTTTCCGAAAAGCTCGATTTCGAGGGAGAGCTTGCAGTGATAATCGGCAAGCCCGGCCGCCATATCGCGCGCGGCGATGCCATGGCGCATGTGGCCGGGTACTCGATCTACAATGACGGCAGCGTGCGGGACTGGCAGAAGCACAGTCACCAGTTCACCCCCGGCAAGAACTTCCAGGGCACGGGTGCATTCGGGCCGTGCATGGTCACCGCGGACGAGATCTCCCTGTCCGGCGGTGGGCTGTCTCTGGTCACGCGCGTCAATGGAGTCGAGAAGCAGCGAACCGACACGTCCCGCATGATTTTCGACGTGCCCTATCTGGTTTCCTACATCTCGACGTTCACGGTTCTCAATGCCGGCGATGTCATCGTGACGGGCACGTGCAAGGGCTTCGGCTCCACCAGAACGCCGCAGGAATTCCTGTCGGCGGGCGATGTCGTCGATGTCGAGATCGAGGGAATTGGCGTTCTGTCCAATCCTGTCGAAGACGAAGCCGGCTGA
- a CDS encoding VOC family protein, with amino-acid sequence MSYLVNTIGHVQLNVTVREALVEEATNVLGLHVTRNDDTATWLSSNGREAELVLHDFEENSVRSVGFEAVSEAAVEEAARRIPAVGCRIVSERPSLDCCAAGVVFVTPQGHTFEIHTPVKDDITRRRHYGAGVGPLRLDHVNITSPEPAETRAQLQEIMGLKLSERMVDDGLSWMRGGNRLHHILGIVRGDTGLHHYSFELAEFSDYCRLGDRLDQIDKEFIWGPGRHRPGDNTYAYYVDACGAMVECSGGMAAIADDEAFEPNVITALKRPENVRVMNVWGTPAPAVWLEHKFPFARPAA; translated from the coding sequence ATGAGCTATCTCGTGAACACGATCGGACATGTTCAGCTTAACGTGACCGTTCGGGAGGCGCTCGTCGAAGAGGCGACGAATGTTCTCGGACTGCACGTGACGCGAAACGACGATACCGCGACATGGCTTTCGTCGAACGGTCGCGAGGCAGAGCTCGTCTTGCACGATTTCGAGGAGAACTCGGTTCGCTCGGTAGGTTTTGAAGCGGTCTCCGAGGCGGCCGTGGAAGAGGCGGCGCGCCGGATCCCGGCCGTGGGTTGCCGCATCGTTTCGGAGCGGCCAAGTCTGGATTGCTGCGCGGCCGGCGTCGTATTCGTCACCCCGCAAGGCCACACATTCGAGATACACACCCCGGTCAAGGACGACATCACCAGGCGGCGTCACTACGGCGCGGGTGTCGGTCCGCTGCGCTTGGACCATGTCAACATCACCTCGCCCGAGCCGGCTGAAACGCGTGCTCAGCTGCAGGAAATCATGGGGCTGAAGCTCTCCGAGCGGATGGTCGATGACGGTTTGAGCTGGATGCGCGGCGGCAATCGGCTTCACCATATCCTCGGTATCGTGCGCGGCGACACCGGGTTGCACCACTACTCGTTCGAGCTGGCCGAATTTTCAGATTATTGCCGGCTGGGCGATCGCCTCGACCAGATCGACAAGGAGTTCATCTGGGGGCCGGGCCGGCATCGGCCGGGTGACAACACTTACGCCTATTACGTCGATGCCTGCGGCGCGATGGTTGAATGTTCCGGCGGCATGGCGGCAATCGCCGATGACGAAGCCTTTGAGCCCAATGTGATCACCGCGCTCAAGCGCCCGGAAAATGTGCGCGTCATGAATGTCTGGGGTACCCCGGCGCCCGCCGTCTGGCTGGAGCACAAGTTTCCGTTTGCCCGGCCCGCTGCCTGA
- a CDS encoding NADPH-dependent FMN reductase gives MTSVGILEGSLRKASLSRAVARSAPGLAPDGLAAQMLPSPGTLPLFNQDVLDEGLPESVGTLEAAIRASDAVLIVTPEYNWSFPGVLKNAIDWLSRISPNPLEGKPVAIWSVSPGALGGARLHEGLRQVLHSQDARIMAKPEVQVALAKSKVDVAESRIVHADTEAFLRAHLARFMEFANACRSD, from the coding sequence ATGACTTCGGTAGGTATCCTCGAGGGGTCGCTTCGCAAGGCATCCCTGTCCCGCGCGGTCGCACGCTCCGCGCCGGGTCTCGCGCCGGACGGCCTCGCGGCGCAAATGCTCCCGAGCCCGGGCACGTTGCCCCTGTTCAACCAGGATGTCCTCGACGAGGGCCTTCCGGAGAGCGTCGGCACGCTGGAGGCGGCCATCAGGGCGTCGGATGCGGTGCTGATCGTTACGCCGGAATACAACTGGTCGTTTCCCGGCGTGTTGAAGAACGCCATCGACTGGCTGTCCCGCATCAGCCCAAACCCGCTGGAAGGCAAGCCCGTCGCCATCTGGAGCGTGTCTCCCGGGGCGCTGGGGGGCGCACGGCTGCACGAGGGGCTGCGCCAGGTACTCCACAGCCAGGACGCCAGGATCATGGCCAAGCCCGAAGTGCAGGTCGCGCTGGCGAAGTCGAAGGTTGATGTCGCCGAGAGCCGCATTGTCCATGCCGACACGGAAGCCTTCCTGCGGGCTCATCTCGCCAGGTTCATGGAATTCGCCAACGCGTGCAGGAGCGACTGA